The following are from one region of the Paenibacillus protaetiae genome:
- a CDS encoding Dps family protein encodes MTTRIHEILNRQIASWSVLYVKLHNYHWYVKGTQFFTLHEKFQQLYEEAALHVDELAERLLALRGKPLASMKAYMETSAIREAAGDENATQMVDTLIGDFSILIEELKAGMEAAQNAGDETTADMLLAIHTTLEKHVWMLNAFNGR; translated from the coding sequence ATGACAACTCGTATTCATGAAATACTTAACCGCCAAATCGCCAGCTGGAGCGTGCTTTATGTCAAGCTGCACAACTACCATTGGTATGTAAAAGGAACGCAGTTCTTCACTTTGCACGAGAAATTCCAGCAGTTGTATGAAGAAGCTGCACTGCATGTCGATGAGCTGGCAGAACGACTGTTGGCGCTGAGAGGTAAACCGCTTGCTTCGATGAAGGCGTACATGGAGACGTCCGCCATTCGGGAAGCGGCCGGCGACGAGAACGCTACGCAAATGGTCGACACGCTGATCGGCGACTTCAGCATCCTGATCGAGGAGCTTAAAGCAGGCATGGAAGCCGCGCAAAACGCCGGCGATGAAACGACTGCCGATATGCTGCTCGCCATTCATACTACCCTTGAGAAACATGTATGGATGCTGAACGCCTTCAACGGTCG